DNA from Rosa rugosa chromosome 6, drRosRugo1.1, whole genome shotgun sequence:
CGAGTGAAGAAGAGCTGTGAGCGAGAGCCAGAGCGTTGAAGAAAGAATGGGATAGAAGGTGTAAATGCAAAATTCAGTAGGGATATTTCGCGTATAATAAAAAATTCATTAAACTGTCGCTGCTCCTTAATTGCGTTAAGACTTAAGAGAACGTGGATTTTTAAAAGCAGGTCTCCCCTACCTTGATTAATCTCATTTCCGCGGCCACAGACTgcgaatttaaaaaaaaaaacgtgaaTCTTGCAAATTAACCAAACACGTCGGTGGATTAAATTGGTAATTATACACAGTTTTTCCTCAGAAAACGCAATACATACATATTAGGTTAACGGTGACGTTTCCAGGAGTTATGGCAGGCTACATGGTTAGTCCATTGCAAAATCGACGTCTGATTTGAGTTAGTTAAGCTCTTGAACCTCTTCCAGTCGTGAATCACAGCCGTCAGATCCACCACCTTGGCGCTTATTGTGCGGCAACAGTTAGCATGAACGGTTGTGACAGCTTTGAAGTCCCTGCTGACTTCACAAAAGCCACTGAAATAAAGGGTGTCCAAAAACCTCACTCTGAGGCCTAACTCCTTGAAAACACCTTCCCGGATCATGTTGTTTAGAACATCCTGCTCTTTCAATCCGGCGGAGTCGTTTTTCCTGGCGTACCACTTGTCGAATAATGAGATTGTTCTGTTGTTGGACCGCACAATGTAGAAGCCTGAGTTGATGGGGTTGGCTTCAGACCACTGATCGCCGTTGAATTTATCAGTACTGATCTGGAGATCTAAGCTATCTATGCTTTGGTTGTACTTGAGCCTTGGAAATGGATTCCGTAGCCACATTACATCCGCATCCTGTGAATGAAATGTTGGattaaaaattatattttaatttttaagtcCATAACCTAATGAGCTTGAATTGGATTCATCTACTATATAACCATAATGATATCAACGAGAaagaaaatgtttttaaaaatcTAATCGCGCTGATATTGTTCTTTAAGATTGTCATTTTGAAATCATTAACCAAACTGGTTCTTTTTTTAAATCGAGTTAGAGTGACGTCTAATCTTACAACAtaagcatctccaacagaatacttatttcaaaaaaaatttgaaatttaactaattttagactaagtttgatctccagcagactagctaaacaaaagctaaatttagGTTTAGCTAAAAgacctagctatatttagctagagaaaagagaaatttaactaaaagttaaatttaacttgagatttaggtattctgctggagcataactcaatattcaactagctatattctaattttagctacttttagctatgaagatagctatcactgttggagatgcttaACATTCTCGATATCTATTATAGCCAGAAGAACAAAATATTTCAAGAATGTATTACATATGATTCTACACAATAAAACGTCAAATTCTTTTATCATTCGCTCTATGAGGTACAACCCATATGTCACATCCTCCACGAAATATTTGGTGTATTTGGTGACTtttcataatttttattttaattttctatataTAATTGTCATCGGATTTTGCGTAAAAAGGCATATTTTTTTAGCAAATTGAGGTTAGCAGAACTTGACCAAAAGCTTGGCAAATTGTTATCTAGAAATAGGCATATTTTTCCTGGACAAGTGAGCAATACCTATACGGTAGCATAAGGAATATATGAATATACATTATACTCAACATAGTATAAGAGGTCATGCAATAATGTCTATGATCCATAATACATTTCGCCTGACCACTAGTTAATGATGTGAATCTAAAATTTTGCCCACGATTGTAGGCCAACTACTCACAATAGTAATTAATTTTTACTTTGGTGACAGTAAGTTGTTAGACAATTGATTAGGTGTgatcttttctctttgaatatGTCAAGAAATTTAAACTAAGAAATAGACTCACCGTGAATATGAAACTATAGCCTTTCTTGAGTGTCTCTccgagaaagagagttctcctCCACATCATCTTGATAAA
Protein-coding regions in this window:
- the LOC133718660 gene encoding uncharacterized protein At1g28695-like translates to MESKQFAIFFLLIFAGLVLLVFNQSSNGSNPFFLARQICQTSKQVNDTSRSDALESALSEASMENKTLIIAIINKAYVEGDKPMLDLFLDGFWLGEDTRNLINHLLLVAADQTSFERCKFLHLHCYKLETAGVDFDAEEVYMSQDFIKMMWRRTLFLGETLKKGYSFIFTDADVMWLRNPFPRLKYNQSIDSLDLQISTDKFNGDQWSEANPINSGFYIVRSNNRTISLFDKWYARKNDSAGLKEQDVLNNMIREGVFKELGLRVRFLDTLYFSGFCEVSRDFKAVTTVHANCCRTISAKVVDLTAVIHDWKRFKSLTNSNQTSILQWTNHVACHNSWKRHR